CGCGGGCTTCTGACCCCCGCTTCTTCCTGGCCAGTGTGGGTACGGGATTGCAAAGACAGGTGCTTTCTGCGTATAGAAAGCCATGAACCACGGACCCGGTGAAATTCCGGGTGGCTATTCTGGCCGCCAATCCGCCAGACAACGCACGACATTTCTGAAACGTGATGATCCGTTTATTCGGCAAGATCTGAGCGTTTGTGAAAAATCTTCCCCGTTGCGAAACAATCTCCATGAAAAAAATTGAACGATACCAGCGAGACTGGTTCTCGAATATCCGTGGCGATGTCCTGTCGGGCATTGTCGTGGCCCTCGCCCTTATTCCCGAAGCTATCGGCTTCTCGGTGATTGCCGGGGTCGATCCGAAGATCGGGCTGTTTGCCTCGGTTATCATCGCTTGTGTATCCGCCTTCTGCGGTGGGCGTCCGGGCATGATTTCCGCTGCCACCGCCGCAACCGCTGTATTGATCGGTGGATTGGTCAAGGATCACGGCATTCAATATTTGTTTGCCGCAACGGTGCTGATGGGCCTGCTGCAAATTCTGGCGGGCTTCCTGAAGCTGGGGCGGTTGATGCGCTTCGTATCGCGTTCGGTGATGACGGGCTTCGTCAATGCGCTGGCGATCCTGATCTTCATGGCGCAATTGCCGGAATTGCTTGGTCGTCCACCATCGACGTTCGTGATGATCGGTGTGGCGCTTGCCATCATTTATCTCTTCCCGCGCCTCACCAAGGTGGTGCCGTCACCGCTGGTGGCTATCGCCGTTCTGACGGCTGCGACCTGGTGGTTCGGGTGGGATGTCCGCAGCGTCAGCGATCTCGGCGAATTGCCATCCAGCCTGCCATTGTTCGGTTGGCCGCAGGTGCCGCTGACCTTCGAGACGTTGCAGATCATTTTCCCTTATTCCATCGCGCTCGCCGCTGTCGGCCTGCTGGAATCGCTGCTGACAGCGCAGATCGTCGATGACATGACGGATACGCAAAGCAACAAGAGCCAGGAATGCATCGGCCAGGGCGCAAGCAATATCGCTTCCGGCCTGTTCGGTGGCATGGGCGGCTGCGCCATGATCGGCCAG
This portion of the Allorhizobium ampelinum S4 genome encodes:
- a CDS encoding SulP family inorganic anion transporter; this encodes MKKIERYQRDWFSNIRGDVLSGIVVALALIPEAIGFSVIAGVDPKIGLFASVIIACVSAFCGGRPGMISAATAATAVLIGGLVKDHGIQYLFAATVLMGLLQILAGFLKLGRLMRFVSRSVMTGFVNALAILIFMAQLPELLGRPPSTFVMIGVALAIIYLFPRLTKVVPSPLVAIAVLTAATWWFGWDVRSVSDLGELPSSLPLFGWPQVPLTFETLQIIFPYSIALAAVGLLESLLTAQIVDDMTDTQSNKSQECIGQGASNIASGLFGGMGGCAMIGQSVINVSSGGRGRLSTFVAGAFLLVLLLVLDDILRVVPMAALVAIMIMVSIGTFSWRSILDLRRNPPSSSLVMLVTVVTVVATHDLSKGVLAGVLLSGVFFAGKVARMVHVKAEDQEDGSRLYRVDGQIFFASADAFIAAFDFDDDVKAITIDVTQAHFWDITAVGALDKIVLKFRAKGAEVDVKGMNIASAHMMDRFAVHRDPQAVLYAGGH